Proteins from a single region of Paraflavitalea devenefica:
- a CDS encoding ABC transporter permease: MFRNYFKTAWRNLWKNKAYSAINIVGLSIGMAACIIIMLFVFYERSFDRQHTKNIYRLDEVQKFPGMVAPQKVALSMFPMAPTLKQEFPQIQQFTRIDDFNNPPLNYKGKKVTLSRVFWADSTFFDIFNYELLTGNKHTILQKPNSMVLTKTSAEKLFGKEDPIGKTVAIQSRDTISYTITGILADIPGNSHLQFEGLLSFNTRNTAELMGNWGGNWLITYLELAPNTDIAALEKKFPDYLKRHMADPRPTFYELFLQPLAAVHAGSTDITHDYLNYHKFDGTYTRLFSIIAIIVLVIACINFMNLSTARSASRAKEVGVRKSVGAQRFQLSIQFIGESVLLCFIALILALIWAKLALPWVADLSQRDIDLPIFTNGWLLLSTLGGALIVGTLAGLYPAAYLSSFQAVKVLKGAIQTGRNKSLFRNILVVGQFSSAIFLIIATLFAVRQLKFMQQKDPGFNKDQVVTIPLNFNTNPKYDALKKELLNNTLITGVTASNQRLGNNLHQTGIRFHPGDAPAREMATSQVIVDPDYLTVYKIPIVAGRNFSNDYGTDNAKAYIVNESMARELLKDKPKASFETLLGKRFGFGGMDSAGSIVGVAKDFNFNSLHHKIETLTIMDQKDWGFAEVSVLINGAKAKEAIAYLQASWKRINPGQDFEYKFLDDHFKELYQADSQVSEIVGILAGLAIVISCLGLFGLASYAAEKRVKEIGIRKVLGASVQNIVRLLSKDFLKLVLIANLIAWPIAWLVLYKWLQDFAYRINISWWVFLAAGVVALLIALLTVSFQAIKAAIANPVKSLRSE; this comes from the coding sequence ATGTTTAGAAACTACTTTAAAACCGCCTGGCGTAACCTTTGGAAGAACAAAGCTTACTCTGCCATCAACATTGTTGGCCTGTCCATCGGCATGGCCGCCTGCATCATCATCATGCTGTTTGTGTTCTATGAAAGAAGCTTCGACCGGCAGCATACCAAAAATATTTACCGTCTTGATGAGGTGCAGAAGTTCCCGGGCATGGTGGCCCCGCAGAAGGTCGCTTTATCCATGTTTCCTATGGCTCCTACCCTGAAACAGGAGTTTCCGCAGATACAGCAGTTCACCCGCATCGATGATTTTAATAACCCTCCCCTGAACTACAAGGGTAAAAAAGTAACCCTGTCCAGGGTTTTCTGGGCCGATTCCACTTTCTTCGACATCTTCAATTATGAATTGCTTACGGGTAATAAACACACCATACTGCAAAAACCCAATAGCATGGTGCTCACCAAAACAAGTGCCGAAAAACTGTTTGGTAAAGAAGACCCGATCGGTAAAACGGTAGCCATCCAAAGCCGGGACACCATCAGCTATACGATAACCGGTATCCTGGCTGATATTCCTGGCAATTCACACCTGCAGTTTGAAGGATTACTTTCTTTCAATACACGCAATACAGCCGAACTGATGGGCAACTGGGGCGGCAACTGGCTCATCACCTATCTCGAATTAGCGCCCAACACAGATATAGCTGCGCTGGAAAAGAAATTTCCGGATTACCTGAAGCGCCACATGGCTGATCCCCGGCCCACCTTTTATGAGTTGTTCCTGCAGCCGCTGGCTGCCGTGCATGCCGGTTCAACAGACATTACCCATGACTACCTCAACTATCATAAGTTTGACGGCACCTATACCAGGCTGTTCTCTATTATTGCCATCATTGTACTGGTAATAGCCTGCATCAACTTTATGAACCTGTCTACCGCCCGCTCTGCCAGCAGGGCCAAAGAAGTGGGCGTGCGCAAATCAGTAGGCGCCCAACGGTTCCAGTTGAGCATACAGTTCATCGGTGAATCGGTGTTATTGTGCTTTATCGCCTTAATACTGGCATTGATATGGGCAAAGCTGGCCCTGCCCTGGGTGGCCGATCTGAGCCAGCGGGATATTGACCTGCCCATATTCACCAATGGCTGGTTGCTGTTAAGCACCTTGGGAGGCGCGCTGATCGTTGGTACACTGGCCGGCCTCTACCCTGCCGCCTACCTCTCGTCATTCCAGGCTGTCAAAGTATTGAAAGGCGCTATCCAAACAGGTAGGAACAAAAGCCTGTTCCGGAATATACTGGTGGTAGGCCAATTTTCCAGCGCCATTTTCCTGATCATCGCTACCCTGTTTGCCGTACGGCAGCTCAAATTCATGCAACAAAAAGATCCCGGTTTTAACAAAGACCAGGTTGTTACTATACCGCTCAACTTCAATACGAATCCCAAATACGATGCCCTTAAAAAGGAACTATTGAACAATACCCTGATTACCGGTGTCACCGCTTCCAACCAACGGCTGGGCAATAACCTGCACCAGACCGGTATCCGCTTTCACCCGGGCGATGCGCCTGCGCGGGAAATGGCCACTTCACAGGTAATAGTTGATCCCGATTACCTCACTGTTTATAAGATACCCATTGTAGCAGGCAGGAATTTTTCCAACGACTATGGCACCGACAATGCCAAAGCCTATATCGTCAATGAATCCATGGCCCGGGAATTACTCAAAGACAAACCCAAAGCTTCCTTTGAAACCCTGCTGGGTAAACGTTTTGGCTTTGGCGGCATGGACTCTGCCGGCAGCATTGTGGGCGTTGCCAAAGACTTTAACTTCAACTCCCTGCACCACAAGATAGAAACGCTCACCATCATGGACCAAAAGGACTGGGGCTTTGCAGAAGTATCCGTCCTCATTAATGGCGCCAAAGCCAAAGAAGCCATCGCTTACCTGCAAGCCTCCTGGAAGAGGATCAACCCGGGGCAGGACTTCGAATACAAATTCCTCGACGATCATTTCAAAGAGTTGTACCAGGCCGATTCACAGGTAAGTGAGATCGTGGGCATCCTTGCCGGGCTGGCCATTGTGATCTCCTGCCTTGGTTTATTTGGCCTGGCTTCCTATGCAGCAGAAAAACGGGTGAAAGAGATCGGCATCCGGAAAGTACTGGGCGCTTCAGTACAGAACATTGTACGGTTGCTGTCTAAAGACTTTTTGAAACTGGTACTCATCGCCAATCTCATTGCCTGGCCCATTGCCTGGCTGGTATTGTACAAGTGGCTACAGGATTTTGCTTACCGCATCAATATAAGCTGGTGGGTATTCCTGGCAGCCGGCGTAGTGGCCTTGCTGATCGCCCTATTGACCGTGAGCTTCCAGGCGATCAAAGCGGCGATTGCTAACCCTGTAAAAAGCTTACGCAGTGAGTAA
- a CDS encoding ABC transporter permease — translation MIKNYLKIAWRNLYRNKAYAFINVLGLSLGTACGILIFILITYHLSFDTFHTQKDRIHRLVTIRQQESITYTDAIPQPLGNAFRNDFTFAEKTARAVDYNNPLISLPNEKEVKKFREASGIVFAEPDFFDIFNFPLVKGDQKTALRQPNSAIITENIAKKYFGNDAPIGKTIRLNNNINFVITGILKDLPPNTDFRQEIYLSYANLKDHNARHASDSLWENIYSGSQCYILLKPTITAGQVNKTLPLLVKKYYSGRDLQTWQFRLQPLSDIHFNPLFDGYAEKRYLWALLFIGLFLLITACVNFVNLATAQALNRSKEVGVRKVLGSLRSQLFWQFITETTLITLMAVLLAYGAAKLALPYLNQLLESNMQLDIFGNWRLPVFLLLIAGIVIFLSGSYPGLVLARFLPVLALKGKLSQKHIGGISLRRLLVITQFAISQLLIIGTIVIASQMHYSKTTDLGFSKDAVIMLPVPVNDKAKMSTLHSRLAGIPGVEKISLCYQAPASGNNWTTSIHFDNRIEDESWAVNVKSADDQYLSTFGLQLVAGRNFYSSDTLRGFLVNETFVKKLNLLSPQDVIGKKIIVDEGFIAPVVGVVKDFHNYSLHNEITPVCIMPAVDRYANCAVKIKEGHTKTALTAFEKVWNETYPDHLYTFQFLDDRMARFYRIDNIMLRLIEIFACVAVFIGCLGLYGLVSFMAVRKTKEIGVRKVLGASVQQIIWLFGKELSRLLMIAFIIAAPFAWWVMNLYLEDFKYRIQIGAGVFLLAIICTFTIAVITVGYRSMRSALANPVKSLRSE, via the coding sequence GTGATAAAGAACTATCTCAAAATCGCCTGGAGGAACTTGTACCGGAATAAGGCATATGCTTTTATCAACGTATTGGGTTTATCGTTGGGAACTGCCTGTGGCATACTCATTTTTATATTGATCACCTACCATCTCAGCTTCGATACCTTTCATACTCAGAAAGACAGGATACACCGCCTGGTTACTATAAGACAACAGGAAAGCATTACCTATACCGATGCAATACCTCAACCGCTGGGAAATGCTTTTCGGAACGATTTTACATTCGCCGAAAAAACAGCACGGGCAGTTGACTACAACAATCCGCTCATCTCTTTACCCAACGAAAAAGAAGTTAAAAAATTCCGTGAAGCAAGCGGTATTGTATTTGCCGAACCGGATTTCTTTGACATATTTAACTTCCCTTTGGTAAAAGGTGATCAAAAAACGGCTTTACGTCAACCGAATTCAGCCATCATTACGGAAAATATAGCTAAAAAATACTTTGGCAATGATGCTCCCATAGGTAAAACCATACGCCTGAATAACAACATTAATTTTGTTATTACAGGGATCCTGAAAGACCTGCCCCCGAATACAGACTTCAGGCAGGAGATTTACTTGTCATATGCCAATTTAAAGGACCACAATGCCCGGCATGCCAGCGATAGTCTCTGGGAAAACATTTACAGCGGCAGTCAATGTTACATCCTGCTAAAACCAACGATTACTGCCGGCCAGGTAAACAAGACATTACCGCTCCTCGTAAAGAAATATTACAGTGGCAGGGACCTCCAGACATGGCAGTTCAGGTTGCAGCCACTTTCCGACATTCACTTTAACCCGCTCTTTGACGGTTATGCCGAAAAAAGATACCTGTGGGCCTTGCTTTTCATTGGTCTATTCCTGCTTATCACCGCCTGTGTAAACTTCGTGAACCTCGCAACTGCCCAGGCACTTAACCGTTCGAAAGAAGTAGGCGTACGAAAAGTATTGGGTAGTTTGCGCTCCCAATTATTCTGGCAGTTTATTACAGAAACAACGCTCATCACCCTAATGGCTGTATTGTTGGCCTATGGTGCTGCCAAACTAGCCCTGCCTTACTTAAATCAGTTATTGGAATCCAATATGCAACTGGATATTTTCGGCAATTGGCGATTGCCTGTTTTTCTTTTGCTGATAGCAGGGATAGTCATCTTTTTATCCGGTTCTTATCCCGGCTTGGTATTAGCCCGCTTCCTGCCTGTACTGGCCCTTAAAGGTAAACTGTCACAAAAGCATATCGGTGGTATTTCCTTGCGCAGGCTATTGGTGATTACTCAATTTGCCATTTCCCAACTGCTGATAATCGGGACCATTGTTATAGCCAGCCAAATGCATTATTCAAAAACAACCGATCTCGGTTTTAGCAAGGATGCTGTTATTATGTTGCCTGTACCTGTGAACGACAAGGCAAAAATGAGCACGCTACATTCCAGGCTGGCCGGCATTCCAGGCGTGGAAAAAATCTCTTTGTGTTATCAGGCGCCTGCCTCAGGCAATAACTGGACTACTTCCATACACTTCGATAACCGTATAGAAGATGAATCCTGGGCCGTGAATGTAAAAAGTGCCGACGATCAATACCTCTCTACCTTTGGGTTACAACTGGTAGCCGGAAGGAATTTTTATTCGTCGGATACCTTGCGCGGATTTTTAGTGAATGAAACATTTGTAAAAAAGTTGAATCTTTTATCGCCACAGGACGTGATCGGCAAAAAAATAATCGTTGATGAGGGCTTTATAGCTCCTGTTGTTGGCGTGGTAAAAGATTTTCATAATTACTCTTTACACAATGAAATTACGCCTGTGTGCATCATGCCTGCTGTCGACAGATACGCCAACTGTGCTGTAAAAATTAAGGAAGGCCATACAAAAACCGCGCTGACAGCATTTGAAAAAGTATGGAATGAAACATATCCTGACCATTTATATACTTTTCAGTTTTTAGATGACCGCATGGCCAGGTTTTACAGGATAGATAATATCATGCTGAGGCTGATCGAAATATTTGCCTGCGTTGCTGTATTTATAGGCTGTCTGGGCCTATATGGACTGGTTTCTTTTATGGCCGTACGCAAAACAAAGGAAATAGGGGTCCGGAAAGTATTGGGAGCTTCTGTGCAACAAATAATATGGTTGTTTGGCAAAGAGCTTAGCCGGCTATTAATGATCGCGTTTATCATAGCGGCCCCATTCGCGTGGTGGGTCATGAACTTATATCTGGAGGATTTCAAATACCGCATACAAATAGGCGCAGGGGTTTTCCTGCTGGCTATTATATGCACCTTTACAATAGCTGTTATAACAGTTGGATACCGTTCTATGAGATCAGCACTGGCCAACCCGGTGAAGAGCTTACGCAGTGAGTAG